One window of Candidatus Methylocalor cossyra genomic DNA carries:
- a CDS encoding VPEID-CTERM sorting domain-containing protein, whose translation MKQLALVVAGALLGSVAVAGTITYDTDTAYPGAGINNPTTIPLTTTNWITPGFTPPSPFSPVGSLLLPKFDLPGQILDSVEVHLYSGAQFSYKIENTSPTAVASGTRQLTVTEIAQIGGTNVTPGGKVDLNGPVYNIDLKTFDGTLDFAGSSGFDAGISSNSAVTLLNSLGLAYYQGPGHFAIDLLALGTASGTLSGGLLTEVTTWLGSARADVVYTYHEATTPVPEIDAVAGTGALTLLAGMLALNGERRRRPQD comes from the coding sequence ATGAAACAACTGGCATTGGTGGTCGCCGGTGCGTTACTCGGCAGCGTGGCCGTGGCCGGCACCATCACCTATGACACCGATACTGCCTATCCGGGCGCTGGGATCAACAATCCCACCACCATCCCGTTGACCACCACCAATTGGATCACGCCGGGTTTTACCCCGCCCTCCCCGTTCTCCCCCGTGGGGTCGCTGCTGCTGCCCAAGTTCGACCTGCCCGGTCAAATCTTGGACAGCGTGGAGGTACACCTTTATAGCGGCGCTCAGTTCTCCTATAAGATCGAGAACACCAGCCCAACCGCCGTCGCCTCCGGTACCCGGCAACTCACCGTGACCGAAATCGCCCAAATTGGCGGCACCAATGTGACGCCGGGCGGTAAGGTCGATCTCAATGGCCCGGTCTACAACATCGACCTGAAGACCTTCGACGGCACCCTCGATTTTGCGGGGAGCTCGGGCTTCGATGCCGGCATATCGTCCAACAGCGCGGTTACCTTGCTCAATTCTTTGGGCCTTGCCTATTACCAGGGACCCGGCCATTTCGCCATCGACCTGTTGGCGCTGGGCACAGCCTCTGGCACCCTGTCCGGTGGCCTTCTCACCGAAGTCACCACCTGGCTGGGCAGCGCCAGGGCGGACGTGGTCTACACCTATCACGAGGCTACTACCCCGGTGCCGGAAATCGACGCCGTGGCAGGCACCGGCGCCCTGACGCTGCTGGCCGGGATGCTGGCGCTGAACGGCGAGCGCCGGCGCCGCCCGCAGGACTGA
- the xrtE gene encoding exosortase E/protease, VPEID-CTERM system: protein MHAATYRLLKPLGRRSGFLLALLGGELLFLSVRFDTASLSTGAHPWSQVAQYLPAALRIGLAAAAAFLLLLWPRRAAFGAPLPRTPSTRPWLPWLGLHLALFSAFYAQTLAVFTAAPPGAAPSVWTTVAWLALGAALLLAWLLALAPPGFWFGLVVRERRATLVALSAGLLAWGLGELAQSLWRPLAQGTFWLSKGLLGLFYDDVLYDRVDHILGTPHFLVRIAPECSGYEGIGLITVFLALYLWLFRGRLRFPQAWLLFPLGAAVIWLANTVRISALIALGTSYSSALALGGFHSQAGWIAFALVAVGLITLAGRVALFARLPAVGAQAALPRAVPALLVPFLVLLAATMGTAALSADVHWLYPLRPLFAALALWHYRRVYQSWDWRCSWPALLLGALAFAAWILLEPDPDNPSPLGAALERLPEVQRAAWLSFRVLGSALVVPLAEELAFRGYLLRRLAGAELGAPGAGRFTWPSFLLSSVAFGLLHQRWMAATLAGMVYAAALRLRGNLADAVAAHAVTNLLLALWVLATGHWALWH, encoded by the coding sequence GTGCACGCCGCGACCTATCGCCTCCTAAAACCCCTGGGGCGCCGTTCTGGGTTCCTGCTGGCCCTCCTGGGCGGCGAGCTACTGTTCCTGTCGGTCCGCTTCGACACTGCGTCGCTCTCCACCGGCGCCCATCCTTGGAGCCAGGTCGCTCAGTACCTCCCGGCTGCGCTGCGAATCGGCCTGGCTGCGGCGGCGGCATTCCTGCTGCTCCTGTGGCCGCGGCGGGCGGCCTTTGGCGCTCCCCTCCCACGCACTCCTTCCACCCGTCCGTGGCTGCCGTGGCTGGGTCTCCATCTCGCTCTGTTCAGTGCCTTCTATGCCCAGACCCTGGCCGTCTTCACCGCCGCACCGCCCGGCGCTGCCCCCAGCGTCTGGACCACGGTGGCCTGGCTAGCGCTGGGGGCGGCACTCCTACTGGCGTGGCTGCTGGCCCTGGCGCCCCCGGGGTTCTGGTTTGGACTGGTGGTACGGGAGCGGCGGGCGACGCTGGTGGCACTCTCGGCGGGACTTCTGGCCTGGGGTCTTGGGGAACTGGCCCAGAGCCTGTGGCGCCCCCTGGCACAGGGCACCTTTTGGCTGTCCAAGGGCCTGCTCGGGCTGTTCTACGACGACGTGCTCTACGACCGGGTCGACCACATCCTGGGAACCCCCCATTTCCTGGTCCGCATCGCCCCGGAATGCTCCGGCTACGAAGGCATCGGCCTCATTACGGTGTTCCTGGCCCTGTACCTGTGGCTGTTCCGGGGCCGGCTGCGCTTTCCCCAGGCTTGGCTGCTGTTCCCGCTGGGGGCGGCGGTCATCTGGCTGGCCAACACGGTCCGCATCTCCGCCCTGATCGCCCTCGGCACGTCCTATTCCAGCGCCCTGGCCCTAGGCGGCTTCCACTCCCAGGCCGGCTGGATCGCCTTCGCCCTGGTGGCCGTGGGACTGATCACCCTGGCCGGGCGGGTCGCCCTCTTCGCCCGGCTACCCGCGGTCGGTGCGCAAGCCGCCCTGCCGCGGGCGGTGCCGGCCCTGCTGGTGCCCTTTTTGGTACTGCTGGCCGCGACGATGGGGACCGCGGCCCTCAGCGCGGATGTGCACTGGCTCTATCCCCTGCGCCCACTGTTTGCGGCGCTTGCCCTGTGGCACTACCGCCGGGTGTACCAAAGCTGGGATTGGCGCTGCTCCTGGCCGGCGCTGCTGCTCGGCGCCCTGGCGTTCGCGGCCTGGATCCTGTTGGAACCGGACCCGGATAACCCTTCGCCGCTCGGCGCGGCCTTGGAGCGCCTCCCGGAAGTCCAGCGGGCGGCCTGGCTGAGCTTCCGCGTACTGGGCTCGGCGCTGGTGGTTCCGCTCGCCGAAGAGCTGGCCTTCCGTGGCTATCTCCTGCGCCGGCTGGCCGGGGCCGAGCTCGGCGCACCCGGCGCGGGGCGGTTCACCTGGCCGTCGTTCCTGCTGTCCTCGGTGGCCTTCGGCCTGCTTCACCAACGCTGGATGGCCGCCACCCTGGCTGGCATGGTCTACGCGGCGGCCTTACGTCTGCGCGGCAACCTGGCCGACGCGGTGGCCGCCCACGCGGTGACCAATCTGCTGTTAGCCCTGTGGGTGCTGGCTACCGGGCACTGGGCGCTGTGGCACTGA
- a CDS encoding tRNA (cytidine(34)-2'-O)-methyltransferase: MFHIVLYQPEIPPNTGNIIRLCVNAGASLHLIRPLGFTLDDARLRRAGLDYREWATVRAYGDLDEFLRSVAPERIYAFTTRGRRCYAEATFRPGDALLFGPETRGLPAALLEAVPEAQRLYLPMQPGSRSLNLSNAVALSLYEAWRQNGFAGAAEVSATAPSAR; the protein is encoded by the coding sequence GTGTTCCACATCGTCCTCTACCAGCCCGAGATACCGCCCAATACCGGCAACATCATCCGCCTGTGCGTCAACGCCGGGGCCAGCCTGCACCTCATCCGGCCGTTGGGGTTCACCCTCGACGACGCGCGCCTGCGCCGGGCCGGGCTGGACTACCGGGAATGGGCCACAGTGCGGGCCTATGGAGACCTGGACGAATTCCTCCGGAGCGTGGCGCCGGAGCGGATCTACGCCTTCACCACCCGGGGGCGGCGCTGCTATGCGGAGGCTACCTTTCGACCCGGCGATGCGCTACTGTTCGGGCCCGAAACCCGGGGTCTTCCCGCCGCGCTGCTGGAGGCCGTGCCAGAGGCTCAGCGCCTCTACCTGCCGATGCAGCCGGGAAGCCGCAGCCTGAATCTTTCCAACGCGGTAGCCCTGTCCCTTTACGAAGCGTGGCGGCAAAACGGCTTCGCCGGAGCGGCGGAGGTCAGTGCCACAGCGCCCAGTGCCCGGTAG
- a CDS encoding glycogen/starch/alpha-glucan phosphorylase, translated as MPSQSAANSALLADLPPLGLTPEDLASDIRRHFVYTLGRDRLGESPHYAYMALALAVRDRLMERWKNTQEAYRRADCRKAYYLSLEFLMGRTLSNAMLNLGITDAATRALNGLGLRLEEILDSEHDAGLGNGGLGRLAACFMDSCATLQLPVMGYGIRYEYGMFRQTIENGEQVEEPDHWLRNGHVWELERPELTVRVRFGGHTDPGSQHGRWVDTQEVLAVPYDIPIPGYRNGTVNTLRLWKAAATDEFGLNEFNAGDYTEAVRSKNLAENITMVLYPNDASENGKELRLRQQYFLASASLQDVVRQWVAIHGEDFSRFAEQHCFQLNDTHPSIAVAELMRLLVDEHHLPWEEAWSITTRTMAYTNHTLLPEALERWPVRLFRQLLPRLLEIIFEINARFLGEVAARWPGDLDRLSRMSLIEEGWQQQVRMAFLAIVGSFSVNGVAELHSNLLKQGLFRDFYQLWPHKFNNKTNGITPRRWLAACNPGLAALVTEAIGPGWVTDLSQLARLAPYADDAGFRERWRAVKRANKERLLAYKQAELGLWIDPQALFDTQVKRIHEYKRQLLNVLHVIHLYDRLLRGDTQDWTPRCVMFGGKAAPGYAMAKRIIKLINNVAAVINRDPVVGDRLKVAFLRDYRVSAMEIICPGTDLSEQISTAGKEASGTGNMKFMLNGALTIGTLDGANIEIREEVGADNFFLFGLTAEEVEDLRRHYDPVSIIEQHEDLRRVMDLLESGVFNRDEPGIFDSIIGSIRSPWDPWMTAADFPSYVEAQRRAAAVFRDQEQWTRMSILNCAASGKFSTDRTIAEYNRDIWKLEPVRPLS; from the coding sequence ATGCCCAGCCAAAGCGCCGCGAACTCTGCTCTTTTGGCCGACTTGCCCCCCCTCGGCCTAACGCCCGAGGACCTCGCCTCGGACATCCGCCGCCATTTCGTCTACACCCTCGGCCGGGATCGGTTGGGCGAATCTCCCCACTATGCCTACATGGCCCTGGCCCTGGCGGTGCGCGACCGGCTGATGGAACGCTGGAAGAACACCCAGGAGGCCTATCGCCGGGCCGACTGCCGGAAGGCTTATTACCTGTCCCTGGAGTTTTTGATGGGGCGCACCTTGAGCAACGCCATGCTCAATCTCGGCATCACCGACGCGGCTACCCGGGCGCTTAACGGGCTCGGCCTGAGGCTCGAGGAAATTCTGGACAGCGAGCACGACGCCGGCCTCGGCAACGGTGGCCTCGGGCGGCTTGCGGCCTGCTTCATGGATAGCTGTGCCACCCTGCAGCTGCCGGTCATGGGCTATGGCATCCGCTATGAATACGGCATGTTCCGCCAGACCATCGAGAACGGCGAGCAGGTGGAGGAGCCTGACCATTGGCTCAGGAACGGCCATGTCTGGGAGCTGGAGCGGCCGGAACTGACGGTGCGGGTGCGCTTCGGCGGGCATACCGACCCGGGCAGCCAACACGGCCGCTGGGTGGACACCCAGGAGGTGCTGGCGGTGCCCTACGATATTCCCATTCCGGGCTACCGGAACGGCACGGTCAATACCCTGAGGCTCTGGAAGGCGGCGGCCACCGACGAATTCGGCCTCAACGAGTTCAACGCCGGCGATTATACGGAAGCGGTTCGCTCCAAGAACCTGGCGGAAAACATCACCATGGTGCTGTACCCCAATGACGCCAGCGAGAATGGCAAGGAGCTGCGCCTGCGTCAGCAGTATTTCCTGGCCTCGGCGAGCCTCCAGGACGTGGTCCGCCAATGGGTGGCGATACATGGCGAGGATTTCAGCCGGTTCGCCGAGCAGCACTGCTTTCAGCTGAACGATACCCACCCGAGCATCGCGGTGGCGGAGCTGATGCGGCTGCTCGTGGACGAGCACCACCTGCCCTGGGAGGAGGCATGGAGCATCACCACCCGGACCATGGCCTACACCAACCACACCCTGCTGCCGGAAGCCTTGGAGCGCTGGCCGGTGCGGCTGTTCCGGCAATTGCTGCCGAGGCTCCTGGAGATCATCTTTGAGATCAACGCCCGCTTCCTGGGGGAAGTGGCCGCACGCTGGCCCGGCGACCTGGACCGGCTGAGCCGCATGTCGCTCATCGAAGAAGGCTGGCAACAGCAGGTGCGGATGGCCTTCCTCGCCATCGTCGGCAGCTTCTCCGTCAACGGTGTGGCGGAACTGCACTCGAATTTGCTGAAGCAGGGCCTGTTCCGCGACTTCTACCAGCTGTGGCCGCACAAGTTCAACAACAAGACCAACGGCATCACCCCGCGCCGTTGGCTGGCCGCCTGCAATCCCGGCCTGGCGGCCTTGGTCACGGAAGCCATCGGCCCCGGCTGGGTGACGGACCTGAGCCAGCTCGCCCGGTTGGCGCCCTATGCCGACGATGCCGGGTTCCGGGAGCGCTGGCGGGCCGTCAAGCGGGCCAACAAGGAACGCCTACTGGCCTACAAGCAGGCCGAGCTGGGCCTGTGGATCGACCCGCAGGCGCTGTTTGACACCCAGGTCAAGCGCATCCACGAGTACAAGCGCCAATTGCTCAACGTGTTGCACGTGATCCATCTGTACGACCGCCTCCTGCGGGGCGATACGCAAGACTGGACCCCGCGCTGCGTGATGTTTGGCGGCAAAGCGGCGCCGGGCTATGCCATGGCCAAGCGGATCATCAAGCTGATCAACAATGTCGCCGCGGTCATCAATCGCGATCCGGTGGTCGGGGACCGGCTCAAGGTGGCCTTCCTGCGCGACTACCGGGTCTCGGCCATGGAGATCATCTGCCCCGGCACCGACCTCTCCGAGCAGATTTCCACCGCCGGCAAGGAAGCCTCGGGCACCGGCAACATGAAGTTCATGCTCAATGGCGCCCTGACCATCGGCACCTTGGACGGGGCCAACATCGAGATCCGCGAAGAGGTGGGCGCCGACAATTTCTTCCTGTTTGGTCTCACCGCGGAGGAAGTGGAAGACCTGCGCCGCCACTACGATCCGGTGTCGATCATCGAACAGCACGAGGATCTCCGGCGGGTCATGGATTTGTTGGAATCGGGGGTGTTCAATCGCGACGAGCCGGGCATCTTCGACTCCATCATCGGTTCCATCCGCAGCCCCTGGGATCCCTGGATGACCGCCGCCGACTTTCCCAGCTATGTAGAGGCGCAACGGCGCGCGGCGGCAGTGTTCCGCGACCAGGAGCAGTGGACGCGGATGAGCATCCTCAACTGTGCCGCCAGCGGGAAGTTCTCCACCGACCGCACCATCGCCGAGTACAACCGCGACATCTGGAAGCTGGAGCCGGTGCGGCCCCTTAGCTGA
- the glnL gene encoding nitrogen regulation protein NR(II), with product MDYDAPLLHQRILDHLIDAVLLFDPSCRLVYINMAGEMLLAVSARQVLGLRAEEIFFLHDKTIEKDLQRTLQHAESLTKRNLLLGLPSQPITVNLTITPMMEQDKRVAALVQIEQVDRHLRISMEEQLLAQQNAARMLFRGLAHEIKNPLGGLRGAAQLLERELPNDELREYTQIIMEESDRLQALVDRMLAPNKPPRKSRLNIHRVLERVRQLVQVEAPPGVVIERDYDPSIPAINGDGDQLIQAILNILRNAAQAVGQKGRIVIRTRIHRQVTIGRRRNRMAVKIDIIDDGPGIKPELLSQIFYPMVSGRADGTGLGLSIAQSLINQHGGLVECTSAPGNTVFSIFLPLEKDHD from the coding sequence ATGGACTACGACGCCCCTCTGCTGCATCAGCGCATCCTGGATCATCTGATCGATGCCGTGCTGCTGTTCGATCCGTCCTGCCGCTTGGTGTACATCAACATGGCGGGCGAGATGTTACTGGCAGTCAGCGCCCGGCAGGTATTGGGCTTGCGCGCCGAGGAAATCTTCTTCCTCCACGACAAGACCATCGAAAAGGACTTGCAACGCACCTTGCAGCATGCCGAATCCCTGACCAAACGGAACCTTCTTTTGGGGTTGCCTTCCCAGCCCATCACCGTGAATCTGACCATCACACCCATGATGGAGCAGGACAAGCGGGTGGCCGCCCTGGTGCAGATCGAGCAAGTCGACCGCCACCTGCGCATCTCCATGGAGGAGCAACTGCTGGCGCAACAGAATGCCGCGCGCATGCTGTTCCGCGGCCTGGCCCACGAAATCAAGAATCCCCTGGGCGGGCTCAGGGGGGCTGCGCAATTGCTGGAACGGGAATTGCCCAACGACGAGCTGCGCGAGTACACCCAGATCATCATGGAAGAATCCGACCGCCTGCAGGCGCTGGTGGACCGCATGCTGGCCCCCAACAAACCGCCCCGGAAAAGCCGCCTCAACATTCACCGGGTCCTGGAACGGGTACGCCAGCTGGTGCAGGTGGAGGCCCCGCCGGGGGTGGTCATCGAGCGGGACTACGATCCCAGCATTCCGGCCATTAACGGCGATGGCGACCAGCTCATCCAGGCGATCCTGAACATCCTGCGCAATGCCGCCCAGGCCGTGGGGCAGAAGGGGCGGATCGTGATCCGCACCCGCATCCACCGGCAGGTGACCATCGGCCGCCGGCGCAACCGCATGGCGGTCAAGATCGACATCATCGACGACGGCCCTGGCATCAAGCCGGAACTGCTCAGCCAGATCTTCTACCCGATGGTCAGCGGGCGCGCCGACGGTACCGGGCTGGGCTTGTCCATCGCCCAATCCCTGATCAATCAGCACGGCGGGTTGGTGGAATGCACCAGTGCGCCGGGCAATACGGTGTTTTCCATTTTCTTGCCCCTGGAGAAGGACCATGACTAG
- the glnA gene encoding glutamate--ammonia ligase, which produces MTPQEVLKLIKEKEVRYVDLRFADTKGKEQHVTIPASSVTEDIFEDGKMFDGSSIAGWKSINESDMILLPDPSTAVMDPFFEDPTLILRCDIIEPADMQGYERDPRSLAKRAEAYMRSTGLADTVLFGPENEFFVFDDVRWGATMQGAFYKVDSDEAGWNSEKVYEDGNIGHRPGVKGGYFPVPPVDSLQDLRSAICNTLEEMGLSVEVHHHEVATAGQCEIGVKCGTLVKKADEVLILKYVVQNVAHSFGKTATFMPKPLVGDNGNGMHVHQSLAKDGVNLFTGDLYGGLSETALFYIGGIIKHARALNAFCNASTNSYKRLVPGFEAPVMLAYSSRNRSASIRVPYVQNPKARRIEVRFPDSSANPYLAFSAMLMAGLDGIQNKIHPGDAMDKDLYDLPPEEEREIPQVCYSFDQALEALSQDREFLTRGGVFTDGMIDAYIALKMQDVTRLRMSTHPVEYDMYYSL; this is translated from the coding sequence ATGACCCCGCAAGAAGTACTGAAGCTGATCAAGGAGAAGGAAGTCCGCTACGTCGATCTGCGTTTCGCCGACACCAAGGGTAAGGAACAGCACGTGACGATTCCCGCCAGCTCCGTCACCGAGGACATCTTTGAGGACGGCAAGATGTTCGACGGATCGTCCATCGCCGGCTGGAAGAGCATCAACGAGTCCGACATGATCCTGTTGCCCGATCCCAGCACGGCGGTCATGGATCCCTTCTTCGAAGATCCCACCCTGATCCTTCGCTGCGACATCATCGAGCCCGCCGACATGCAGGGCTACGAGCGCGATCCCCGCTCCCTCGCCAAACGCGCGGAAGCCTATATGAGGTCCACGGGGCTCGCCGACACCGTGTTGTTCGGTCCGGAGAACGAGTTCTTCGTGTTCGACGACGTACGCTGGGGTGCCACCATGCAGGGCGCCTTCTACAAAGTCGATTCCGACGAAGCCGGCTGGAACTCCGAGAAGGTCTACGAAGACGGCAACATCGGCCATCGTCCCGGGGTGAAGGGGGGCTATTTCCCGGTACCGCCGGTGGATTCCCTGCAGGATCTCCGTTCTGCGATCTGCAATACGCTGGAGGAGATGGGCCTTTCGGTCGAGGTCCATCACCACGAGGTCGCCACCGCCGGACAGTGCGAGATCGGCGTGAAGTGCGGCACCTTGGTCAAAAAGGCCGACGAGGTGCTGATCCTCAAATACGTGGTGCAGAACGTCGCCCACTCCTTCGGTAAGACCGCCACCTTCATGCCCAAGCCGCTGGTCGGCGACAACGGCAATGGCATGCACGTGCATCAATCCCTTGCCAAGGATGGCGTGAACCTATTCACCGGGGATCTGTACGGGGGCCTATCCGAAACCGCGCTCTTCTATATTGGCGGCATCATCAAGCATGCCCGGGCCCTGAACGCCTTCTGCAACGCCTCCACCAACAGCTACAAGCGGCTGGTGCCCGGCTTCGAAGCGCCGGTCATGCTGGCCTATTCGTCCCGCAACCGGTCTGCCTCGATCCGCGTTCCCTATGTACAGAATCCCAAGGCCCGCCGCATCGAAGTCCGCTTCCCGGATTCCAGCGCCAATCCCTATCTGGCTTTCTCTGCCATGTTGATGGCGGGGCTGGACGGCATCCAGAACAAAATCCATCCCGGCGACGCCATGGACAAGGACCTTTACGACCTGCCGCCGGAAGAGGAGCGGGAGATTCCGCAGGTTTGCTATTCCTTCGACCAGGCGCTAGAAGCGCTCTCCCAAGATCGCGAATTCCTGACCCGGGGCGGGGTGTTCACCGATGGGATGATCGATGCCTACATCGCCTTGAAGATGCAGGACGTGACCCGCCTGCGCATGAGTACCCACCCGGTGGAATACGATATGTATTACAGCCTCTGA
- the gmk gene encoding guanylate kinase, whose translation MQKGTLFVVSAPSGAGKTSLVRALRETLEGLVVSVSHTTRPRRPGEEDGRDYFFVSRPEFERMIEAEAFLEHARVFDHYYGTARSTAETGLAAGQDVLLEIDWQGARQVRARMPECVSIFILPPSRQSLEERLTARGQDPRDTIARRMRDAISEMSHYDEYDYLVVNDAFDCALAELRSIIMAQRLRLSRQREKYRDVIAGLLG comes from the coding sequence ATGCAGAAGGGCACGTTATTCGTCGTTTCGGCCCCCTCTGGGGCCGGTAAGACCAGCCTGGTGAGGGCGCTGCGGGAAACCTTGGAGGGCTTAGTGGTTTCGGTTTCCCACACCACGCGACCGCGGCGGCCGGGGGAGGAGGACGGGCGGGATTATTTCTTCGTGAGCCGCCCGGAGTTCGAGCGCATGATCGAGGCTGAAGCGTTCCTGGAGCATGCCCGGGTCTTCGACCACTACTACGGAACCGCCCGGTCCACCGCGGAGACCGGCTTGGCCGCGGGCCAGGACGTGCTCCTGGAGATCGACTGGCAAGGCGCTCGGCAGGTGCGGGCACGGATGCCCGAGTGCGTTTCCATCTTCATTCTTCCGCCGTCCCGGCAGAGCCTGGAAGAGCGCCTCACCGCCCGCGGCCAGGACCCCCGGGACACCATCGCCCGCCGGATGCGGGATGCCATCTCGGAGATGTCCCACTACGACGAATACGACTATCTGGTAGTGAACGACGCCTTCGATTGCGCCCTCGCCGAGCTGCGCAGCATCATCATGGCCCAGCGCCTGCGCCTGTCGCGCCAGAGGGAAAAGTACCGAGACGTGATCGCCGGGCTATTGGGCTGA
- the ntrC gene encoding nitrogen regulation protein NR(I) — MTSSAQVWVVDDDRSIRWVLEKALQRASIEARCFANAGGLLEALERGKPDAIVTDIRMPGIDGLELLKQLQEKCPQLPVIIMTAHSDLESAVSAFHGGAFEYLPKPFDVDDAVDLVRRACAQAQRKRQEQAAPPGPEKTPEIIGEAPAMQEVFRAIARLARSHITVLINGESGTGKELVARALHRHSPRADKPFIALNMAAIPRDLLESELFGHERGAFTGAQARRIGRFEQADGGTLFLDEIGDMPADLQTRLLRVLADGEFFPVGAHAPVKVNVRIIAATHQQLDALVAQGRFREDLYHRLNVIRIHLPPLRERRQDVPLLLRHFLKEASLELNVEPKILLPEVEAYLCQLDWPGNVRQLENTCRWITVMAAGKEVHLDDLPPELLQVKAAPAAAASDGWEEAFRQWVDQRLKRGDRNIAKEAIESAEGILITTALQATRGRRQEAAKLLGYGRNTLTRKIAELRLEV, encoded by the coding sequence ATGACTAGCTCCGCCCAAGTCTGGGTGGTCGACGACGATCGTTCGATACGTTGGGTGCTCGAAAAAGCCCTGCAGAGGGCTTCCATCGAGGCGCGCTGTTTCGCCAACGCGGGGGGATTGCTAGAGGCGCTGGAGCGGGGAAAGCCGGACGCCATCGTCACGGACATCCGGATGCCCGGTATCGACGGCCTGGAATTGCTCAAGCAGCTGCAGGAGAAATGCCCGCAGTTGCCGGTCATCATCATGACCGCCCACTCGGACCTGGAGAGCGCCGTGTCGGCCTTCCACGGCGGCGCTTTCGAATATCTGCCCAAACCTTTCGACGTGGACGACGCCGTGGATCTGGTCCGGCGCGCCTGTGCCCAAGCCCAGCGCAAGCGCCAGGAGCAGGCGGCGCCCCCGGGTCCCGAGAAGACGCCGGAAATCATCGGCGAGGCGCCGGCCATGCAGGAGGTCTTCCGCGCCATCGCCCGGCTGGCCCGCTCCCACATTACGGTGCTGATCAACGGCGAGTCCGGCACCGGCAAGGAGCTGGTGGCCCGGGCTCTGCACCGCCACAGCCCGCGGGCCGACAAGCCCTTCATTGCCCTCAACATGGCCGCCATTCCCCGCGATCTCCTGGAATCGGAGCTGTTTGGCCACGAACGGGGTGCCTTCACCGGCGCCCAGGCCCGCAGGATCGGACGCTTCGAGCAGGCCGATGGCGGCACCCTGTTCTTGGATGAAATCGGCGACATGCCGGCGGATCTGCAAACCCGCTTGCTGCGGGTGCTGGCCGACGGCGAGTTCTTTCCGGTGGGCGCCCACGCACCGGTGAAGGTGAACGTGCGCATCATCGCCGCCACCCACCAGCAACTGGACGCCCTGGTCGCCCAAGGGCGGTTCCGCGAGGACTTGTACCATCGCCTCAACGTGATCCGGATCCACCTCCCGCCCCTGCGGGAACGGCGCCAGGACGTGCCACTGCTACTCCGCCACTTCCTCAAGGAAGCCAGCCTGGAGCTGAACGTGGAGCCCAAGATTCTGCTGCCGGAGGTGGAGGCTTATCTGTGCCAGCTGGATTGGCCCGGCAATGTCCGGCAACTGGAAAACACCTGCCGCTGGATCACGGTGATGGCGGCGGGGAAGGAAGTGCACCTGGACGACCTGCCGCCGGAATTGCTGCAGGTCAAGGCGGCGCCAGCGGCGGCCGCCAGCGACGGTTGGGAGGAGGCGTTCCGGCAATGGGTGGACCAGCGCCTGAAGCGGGGCGACCGCAACATCGCCAAGGAGGCCATCGAATCCGCCGAGGGTATTCTGATTACCACCGCCTTGCAGGCGACCCGGGGCCGCCGCCAGGAAGCGGCCAAGCTCCTGGGCTACGGCCGGAACACCTTGACCCGGAAGATCGCGGAACTCCGCTTGGAGGTGTAA